TAGGTGTCGGGGACGCCCGACTTGACGTCGAGCAGCACCAGGTCGGTGTCCTCGAGCATCGCGTCGGTGGCGTTCGCGCCGAGGAAGCCGGACGTGTCGAGCGTGGTGTGCACGCCCATCTCCTTCGCACCGCGCAGGATGCGCGCGGCGAACGCCGGCTGCATGAGCACCTCGCCGCCGGACAGCGTGAGGCCGCCGCCGGTGGCGGAGAACACCCCGAGGTACCGGCGGACGCGGGCCAGCAGCTCGTCGGCGGTGACCGGCTCGCCGTCCTTCATCTTCATCGTGTCGGGGTTGTGGCAGTACAGGCAACGCAGCGGGCATCCGCTGAGGAAGACCGTGAGGCGCGTGCCGGGACCGTCGACCGCTGTGACCAGTTCCCACGAGTGAACGGATCCGAGCTCACCTGCGCGCATCGCAGCGAGGCGCTCGTCGCGGTCGACGTCCCGGACGGCCAGACCGTCCAGACCCGCGCCGGCGCGGCGGGCCGGGCGGATCGACGGAGCGTCGAGTCGCACGTCCTGGCCCGGCCGAACCGGTGCGGTGATCTGGCAGGTCATCCGGATCACATCGATCCGTGGAAGGTGCGAGACAGCACGTCGAGCTGCTGCTCGCGGGTGAGACGGACGAAGTTGACGGCGTAGCCCGAGACGCGGATCGTCAGCTGCGGGTAGTTCTCCGGGTGCTCCATGGCGTCCTCGAGCGTCTCGCGGTTCAGCACGTTGACGTTCATGTGGTAGCCGTTGGCGCCGATGTAGGCGTCCAGCAGACCGCTGAGGTTGGCCACCTGCTCGTCCTTCGTGCGGCCCAGGCCCGAGGGGACCACCGTGTTGGTCAGCGAGATGCCGTCCTCGGCCTCGCTGTACGGCAGCTTCGCCACCGACAGCGCCGAGGCGAGCATGCCGTGCGTGTCGCGCCCGTTCATCGGGTTCGCGCCCGGGGCGAACGGCTCGCCGGCGCGGCGGCCGTCGGGGGTCGAGCCCGTGGCCTTGCCGTACACGACGTTCGACGTGATCGTCAGCACCGACTGCGTCGGCACCGCGTCGCGGTAGGTCGGGTGCGTGCGCACCTTCGCCATGAACCGCTCCACGAGGTCCACCGCGATGTCGTCGGCGCGGTCGTCGTCGTTGCCGAACGTGGGGAACTCGCCCTCGGTCTCGTAGTCGACCACGATGCCGCGCTCGTCGAAGACGGGCGTCACGGCGGCGTACTTGATCGCCGCGAGCGAGTCGGCCGCGACCGACAGCCCGGCGATGCCGCAGGCCATCGTGCGCATCACGTTCTTGTCGTGCAGCGCCATCTCGATGCGCTCGTACGCGTACTTGTCGTGCGACCAGTGGATGCAGTTGAGCGCCTCGACGTAGGTGTCGGCGAGCCAGTCCATCGTCTTGTCGAAGCGGGCCATGACGTCGTCGTAGTCCAGCATCGCGTCGGCGACGGGCGCGGCCGCGGGGGAGACCTGCTTGCCGCTGACCTCGTCACGGCCGCCGTTGATGGCGTACAGCAGCGCCTTGGCGAGGTTCACGCGGGCGCCGAAGAACTGCATCTGCTTGCCGACGCGCATGGGCGAGACGCAGCACGCGATGGCCGCGTCGTCGCCCCACCGGCAGCGGATGAGGTCGTCGGACTCGTACTGCACCGCCGAGGTGTCGATCGAGACCTGCGCGCAGAAGTCCTTGAACCCCTGCGGGAGCTTGCTCGACCAGAAGACCGTCATGTTCGGCTCGGGCGCGGGCCCCAGGTTGTACAGCGTCTGCAGGAACCGGAACGAGTTCTTGGTGACCATCGAGCGGCCGTCCTCGCCGATGCCGCCGATCGTCTCGGTGACCCACGTCGGGTCGCCGGAGAACAGTGCATCGTACTCGGGGGTGCGCAGGAACCGGACGATCCGCAGCTTGATCACGAAGTCGTCGACGAGCTCCTGGGCCCGCTCCTCGGTGAGGGTGCCGGCGGCGAGGTCGCGCTCGATGTAGACGTCGAGGAACGTCGAGGTGCGGCCGAGCGACATCGCCGCGCCGTTCTGCTCCTTGACCGAGGCGAGGTAGCCGAAGTACAGCCATTGCACGGCCTCGGCGGCCGTGGTCGCCGGGCCCGAGATGTCCACGCCGTAGCTCGCCGCCATCTGCTTGAGCTCGACGAGGGCCCGCAGCTGCTCCGCGTGCTCCTCGCGCTCGCGCGCGACCTTGTCCGAGAAGGGGCGGGTGTCGAGGTCGAGCTTGTCGAGCTTCTTCGCGGCGATGAGGCCGTCGACGCCGTAGAGGGCGACGCGGCGGTAGTCGCCGATGATCCGGCCGCGGCCGTACGCGTCGGGCAGGCCGGTGACGATGTGGGCGCTGCGGGCGGCGCGGACCTTGGGCGGGTAGACGTCGAAGACGCCCTGGTTGTGCGTCTTGCGGTACTCGGTGAAGACCGTCTTGAGGGTCTGGTCGACCTCGTAGCCGTAGGTGTCGAGCGCGGTCTCGACCATGCGCCAGCCGCCGTTGGGCATGATGGCCCGCTTCAGGGGAGCGTCGGTCTGGAGCCCGACGATCACGTGGTCGTCATCGCTGATGTAGCCGGGGCCGTGGGCGGTGATGCCGGCGGGGGTGTGCGGGTCGACGTCGTAGACGCCCTTCTCGCGCTCCTCGGGGAACATGGCGCTCAGGGTGTCCCACACGCGCGTCGTGCGCTCGGTGGGTCCGGCGAGGAACGCCGCGTCGCCGTCGTAGGGCGTGAGGTTGCGCTGGATGAAGTCGCGCACGTCGATGGCGTCCTGCCAGGGGCCGGGGACGAATCCCGCCCATGCCGTGGGGACCTGGTCGTGCTGCGACCCGGGGGTGGCGGGTGCTGCTTCTGCGATGCTCATGACACGATTCCTTCTTCGTCGACTGGTCGGTCGCGTCGGTTCGCAGGCCCTCGTGGGGAGCCTTCCGGCGTGCCGTGATCTCAGGCTACTCCATGTGGTCAGACCACATATCAAGATGCACGGATTCCACAACAGCGGGCCGGGATACGCGCGAGGGCTTTGTGGTCAGACCACAAAGCCCTCGCGCGCGCGTGAGAGGGGTGCGCGCCGGTTCAGGAAGCGGGGAAGTCGAAGGGTCGCAGCGGATCCGAGATGACGACGTGATCGTCCGGATACGGCACCGGCCAATGGGGATCCGGCACGGGCCAGCCGGCCGCCCGCAGCGCCCGGCGGGCGAGCTCGCGCGCGGAGTACGGTGTGCGCACGCCCCGGATGTCCCGGTAGTCCTGGTGCCCCGGGCCGGCCCACAGGACCGCGTCGCCGTCGCCCACTCGCGCCACCGTCTCGACGATGGCGCGCTCGGGCGGCGAGAACTCCAGGATCTCGGCCTCGGGTCGCGCGCGTCGTGCACCCTCGATGAGCGTCGCGCGGATCGAGTCGGGGTCCTCGAAGCGCGGGTGGTGGTCGGTGATCACGAGGATGTCGCTGCCCTCGACGGCGGTGCGCCCCATATCGTGGCGCTTGGTCGCGTCGCGGTCGCCGTCGGCGCCGAACAGCATGACGGTCTTCCCCGGCGTCACGCGCCGGATCGCGGCGAGCGTCTTCTCGAACGCGTCGGGGGAGTGGCCGAAGTCGACGTAGATCGCGGGACCGCGTTCGCCCGACACCAGTTGCGTGCGCCCGGGAAGGTACGCTTCGATGCGGCCGCCGTCCAGCGCCGAGGTCAGGCGCTCCCACCGGTAGCCGCCCTCGAGCAGCATCACGATCGCGAGCCCGGCGTTGGCGGCCATGTGGCGCCCGATGACCGGGACGACCGTCGTGAGGGTGCGCCCGTCGCGCGCCGTCAGCGAGAACTCGGTGCCGTCCTGGCGCTCGTCGATGATGTCGACGATCCAGTCCGCGGACGCCGCGGCCTCCGCCTCGAACGCGATCGCGGGCGTCGCGATGGTGACCGCGGGCACCTCGCAGCGCTCGGCGACCTCGGGCCCGTACTCGGAGTCCAGGCAGATGACGGCGCGCTTCGAGCGGTCCGGCCGGAACAGCGGCATCTTCGCCTCGAAGTACTCGCGCATGTCGGCGTAGTCGTCGAGGTGGTCGTGGCTGAGATTCGTGAAGCCGGCGACGTCGAAGACGAGTCCGTCGACGCGATGCCGGCTGAGAGCCTGCGCGCTCACCTCGACCGCCACGGCCTCGACCCCGCGCTCGCGCATCAGCGCGAGGAGCGCGTGGAACTCGGATGCCTCGGGCGTGGTCAGCCGCGAGACGATGACCTCGCCGGCGATGTGGCGCTCGGCGGTCGACGACAGGCCGGTGACGACGCCGAGCTGCTCGAGGATGCCCTCGAGCAGATGCGACACGCTCGTCTTGCCGTTCGTGCCCGTCGTGCCGAACAGCAGCGGGATGTCGTCGCCGGGGCCCGTGCCGTACACCCAGGCCGACAGATCGCCCAGCAGCGCGCGGGGGTGCTCCACCACGACGATCGGCAGGCCCGCGGAATCGGCGAGATCGGCGCCGGCGGCGTCGGTGATGACCGCGACGGCCCCCTTCTCGGCGGCGGCGGCCGCGAACTCGGCGCCGTGGCGCGTGCCGCCGCGGATCGCGACGAAGGCTTCACCGGGCCGCAGATCGGCGGTCGCCAGCGTGATGCCGGTGAGCTCGACGCCCGCGGCGTCGCCGCGCACCTCGCTCCCGAAGCGGGCTGCGAGATCGCTCAGCGCGTGGACGGGCGGGTGCTCCGGGCGCAGCACGGGGGGCAGATTCGAGGGGGCGTCTGTCGGCATGTCGGAACCATCTTCTCACCCGCGGACGCACCGCCGCGGTCATGTGCAGAGCGACTTCGCGGCGAACTCAAAGCGCGGCGCGGGTACCGTGTTCGTGTGGAAGCGATCGCGTTCGTCATCGGCCTGGTCCTCATGATCGTGGGGCTCGCCGTCTCGATCGCCCTGCACGAGATCGGGCACCTCGTGCCCGCCAAGAAGTTCGGCGTGCGCGTCGGCCAGTACATGGTCGGCTTCGGTCCCACGCTGTGGTCGCGCCGCCGGGGCGAGACCGAGTACGGCATCAAGGCGATCCCGCTCGGCGGCTACATCTCGATGGCGGGGATGTACCCGCCGTCTCCCCAGGAGGCCGCGCGAGCCGGGTCGGGCCGCGCCGGCGGCGGCTTCTTCGCGACGATGGTGCAGGACGCCCGCGCCGCCAACGACGAGACCCTCGAGGCGGGCGACGACACCCGCGTGTTCTACCGCCTGCCGGTGTGGAAGCGCGTCGTCATCATGCTCGGCGGCCCTCTCATGAACCTGCTGCTGGCCGTCGTGCTGTTCGCGATCCTGCTCAGCGGCATCGGCCTCCAGACGGCGACGACGACGGTCCAGAGCGTCAGCCAGTGCATCATCCCCGCCGACGCCGAGCGCACCGAGTGCACCGCCGACGATCCCGTCGCTCCTGCCGCGGCGGCCGGCATCGAGCCCGGCGACGTGCTGGTGGCCGTCGACGGCGAGCCGGTGGAGACGTTCGCCGAGGCATCCGCCATCATCCAGGAATCCGCCGGAGAGCCTATCCCGGTGGTGATCGAGCGCGACGGCGCCGAACAGACGCTCACCCTGACGCCGCTCGCGGTCGAGCGCGCCGCCACCGACGCGCAGGGTCAGGTCGTCGTCGACGAGAACGGCGAGACCGTGACCGAGGAGGTCGGCTTCGTCGGCATCCGGCAGGAGGTCGACTACCTGCGCGCCCCGCTGTGGGAGGCGCCCGTCGTCGCCGCGCAGAACGTCGGCGCCGTCGCGAACCTCATCTGGCAGCTGCCGGTGAAGGTGTGGGAGACGGGCGTCGACACGATCACCGGGCAGGAGCGCGACCCCAACGGCCCGCTGAGCGTCGTCGGCGCGGGCTTCATCGCCGGCGAAGTGGCGGCCGCCGACGCGCCGATCCTCAACCGCGTCGCCGGCTTCCTCTCGCTGCTCGCATCCCTGAACATCGCGCTGTTCGTGTTCAACATGGTGCCGCTGCTGCCGCTGGACGGCGGCCACATCGCCGTGGCGCTGTGGGACGGCATCAAGCGCGCGTGGGCGAAGCTGACCGGGCGCGCGGCTCCGAAGCCGGTCGACGCGACGCGGCTCGTGCCGGCGACCTTCGTCGTCGTCGTCGCCCTGATCGCGATGGGCGCCGTGCTGATCATCTCGGACCTCGTGAACCCGATCTCGCTGCTCGGGTGACGGATTCGCCGGCGCATGTCGATCCGGGGCTTGTCCGTTCGCTGTGGGGATGAAACGGTTCCCCTGACGAAAGGAACGTCACCGTGAAGTACGTCCTCATGTTCACGTCCACGCCCGAGCTCGACGACGCCGTGGACCCCGCCCGCGCGCAGGAGGTCTACGGCCGCATCTACGAGTGGTTCGGCGAGCACTCCGACAAGTTCGCCGGCATCAGCGCCGAGCTCCAGCCGGTGTCCACCGCGACGACCGTCGCTCACGGCGACACGGGACCCGTGGTCGTCGACGGCCCCTTCTCGGAGGCCAAGGAGGTCGTGGGCGGGTTCACCGTCATCGACGTCCCCGACCTCGACGCGGCCATCGCGATGACGAAGACGTGGCCGGCCCTCGAGACGCCGGGCGTCTCGGTCGAGATCCGTCCCATGGTCGTCGACTACAGCCAGTTCGAGCAGTGACGGGGGCGGATGCCGCGGCCCGCGACTCCGGCGACGAGCCGGCGGCCGCGGCATCCGATCTCCTCCTCTCCGAGACCGTGCGCGCCGAGTCGGGGCGCATCGTCGCAGCCCTCACACGGAGGCTGGGCAGCTTCGACGTGGCCGAGGAGGCCGTCGCCGACGCCGTCGAAGAGGCGGTGCGGGAGTGGCGCGTGCGCGGCATCCCGCCCCGCCCCGGAGCGTGGCTGACCGAGGCGGCGCGCCACAACGCCATGGACCGGCTGCGACGCGACCGGGTGTACCGCGACAAGCTCACGCTGCTCGCCGAGCCGCTGCGCGAGGAGGCGGGGACGGATGCCGCCGAGCCGGACGAGCGGCTCCCACTGCTGTTCGGCTGCTGCCACCCGGCGCTCGCGCCCGACGCGCAGCTCGCGCTGACGCTGCGAACGATCGTCGGGCTCACCACGGCGCAGATCGCCCGCGCAACGCTCCAGCCGGTGCCGACGGTACAGCAGCGCATCGTGCGCGCGAAGCGCAAGATCGCCGCTGCGGGCATCCCGCTCCAGATCCCCGAGGGCGACGACCGCCGCGAGCGGCTGGACATCGTGCTGACGGTCGTGTCGGTCATGTACAGCGAGGCGCATCTGATGGACGGGCGGGATGCCGCCGCCGACCGAGACCTCGCCGACGACGCGATCTGGCTGGCGCGCGTGGTTGCCGCGTCGCTGCCGGACGAGGCCGAAGCGCACGGACTGGTCGCGTTGCTGCTGTTCCACCGCGCGCGGGAGAGTGCCCGCGCGGTCGACGGCGATCTGGTGCTGCTCGGCGACCAGGACCGGTCGCGCTGGGACCGTTCGCTCATGATCGCGGCGCACTCGTCGCTGCGTGCGGCGGCGGCCCTGCGGCGGCCGGGGCGCTGGCAGCTGCACGCGGCGATCGCGGCGTGCCACGCGGATGCGACGGGCGACGCCGGCACCGACTGGCTGCAGGTGCTCACGCTGTACGACATGCTGCTGGCCTACGACCGCTCGCCGCTCGTGCGGCTCAACCGCGCGGTGGCGCTGGCGCGCGTGGACGGACCTGACGTCGCCCTCGCCGAGGTGGACGACCTCGAGCCCGCGCTCGCCGGCGCCCACCTGTGGCATGCCGTGCGCGCGTCGCTGCTGCGCGAACTCGGGCGCGAGGACGAGGCGCTCGCCGCGGACCTGCGGGCGCTCGAGCTGACGGCGAACGCCGCCGAGCGGCGCCTCCTCGAGCGTCGGCTGGGTCGCCCGCCCGAATCCTGAGCGTGCGCCGATCCGGCTAGGCGCCGACGGGCGTGAGCGCGTGCGTGATGAGCCGCTCGAGGGTCGTCATGCCGTCGCGCGACAGGATCGACTCGAGGTGGCCCTGCACCGACGCGAAGCCGGCGCCGCGCAGCGCGTACACGTCGCCGGCGGCATCCGTCGACAGCTCCGCGCCGTCCACGCGCGTGGTGCCCGGCGCGACCCGAGCCGTGAACGTGTTGTAGAACCCGATGGACGCCGGCTGCCCGAACACGTCGACGGTCTTCTGCAGGCCCTGGTGCGGCGCGTCGAGCGGTCCCAGGCCCACGCCGAGGCCGTCGGCGAGGATCTGGTGGCTCAGGCACACCGCCAGCAGCGGCCGTCCCGACGCGCGCCGCCGCGCCACGATCTCGCGCATGCGGCGGATGCGGGCGCTGGTCTCATCGCGCGGGTCGCCCGGGCCGGGACCGGCCACGACGAGCTCGGCGTCGTCGATGTCTTCGTCGGATGCCGCGTCCCACGGGACGATGCGGGCATCGAGCCCGAGGTGCCGCAGCTGGTGGGCGAGCATCGTGGTGAAACGGTCCTCGGCGTCGATGACGAGCGCCGACCGGCCCGCGAACGGCCCCGACTCGCCGGGGTCTTGCGGATTGAGCCAGAAGTCGGCCAGGCGCGCGTTGCGCGACATCAGCAGCGCAGCGACGCCCGGGTCGTCGGCGAGCTTGCGCGAGACCGGAGCGGGGGCGTCCTCGTCGATCTCGTCGCGTGCCGCCTCGGCGGCGGCGTCGCGCGGGATCGCGCCGATCGCACCGAGGACGCCGGCCGCCTTGCCATGCGTCTCGCCGACCTCGCCGTACGGGTCCGAGTGGCGCACGAGCGTCGCGCCGACCGGCACGCGCAGCCGCCCGTCCACGAGGTACGCCGTGCGGATGAGGATCGGCGCATCGAGGTCGTGGGTGGGTTCGCCGGGGAGGACGTCGTCCGTGCGCGGCGTGAACAGCGCCGCGACACCGGAGTAGTAGCCCCGCGGCTCGCGCTCGTGCCGGGCGATCACGGTGCACGCGTTCTGCATGGGGGAGCCGGTGACCGTGGGGGCGAACATGGTCTCGCGCAGGATGTCGCGCGGGTCGAGGCGGCTCGTCCCCCGCAGCATGTACTCGGTGTGGGTCAGGCGCGACATCTCCTTGAGGTGCGGCCCGGTGATGCGGCCGCCGTCGGAGCACACGGCGCTCATCATCTTCAGCTCTTCGTCGACGACCATGAAGAGCTCCTCGGTCTCCTTGGTCGACTCCAGGAACTCGCTGAGGGTCTCGACCGTCGCGCCTCCCGCCGGGTGACGGAACGTGCCCGAGATGGGGTTCATCGTCACGATGCCGTCCTGCGCGCTGACATGCGCCTCGGGGCTGGCGCCCACGGCGATGTGTCCCGGCGTGACGACGAGGAACGTCCAGTAGGCGCCGCGCTCGTGCTCGAGAAGGGCCCGGAACCAGGTGAAGGCGGCCGTGACGGGATCGGCGTCGACGCCGGCGACGAAGTCGCGCCGGATGACGAAGTTGGCTCCCTCGCCGCGTCCGATCTCGTTCGTGATCACGTCGCGGACGATCTCGGCGTAGTCCTCGTCGGACAGGTCGAAGCCGGCATCCGTCAGCGGGACCGGCGCGGTCGGGAGGGCCGCCAGCACGGCGTCGCGGGGGAGCGCGGTGTGCTCGTCGACGACCAGGCACCGCAGCGGCGCATCGTCGTCGTGGCACGCGAAGCCGCGCTCGCGCACCTGCCGGTACGGCACCAGCGCGAGCACCTCGCGCGGGGCTCCGGCTGCATCGGCGAGCGGGATGTCGGCGAGCAGCTCGACGTCGACGACGTCGCCGGTGAGGACCTCGACAGAGGCGTCGTCGCGCGCGATCAGGGCGAAGGGGACGCCGCGCGCGGCGAGGTCGAAGAGGGTGTCAGCGGGCCCGGTCATCTCGGTCTTTCGTCATGGGGCGGTCACCAAAACGAAGAAGACCGCCCGGAGGCGGTCATGGTCACGCGTGCCCACCGCCTATGCGGTGAGCCACCAGGTGGGGTGCGCGGACATGCGCCGAAACTACCACAGCCCTCGCGGCCCGTGCTCACGCCATCGCCCGCTCGAGGGCCTCGGCCTGGTGCCGGTGTCCGACCGTCTCGTAGCCGACGATCGTGACGACGGGGGAGAGCGCGGCGATCAGCAGTCCCACGCCCAGAGTCGCGCCCAGCCCCACGGCGACGATGCTCAGGACGAGCACGACGAGGGAGCCGGCGAACAGCCAGAGGTGGAAGGGATCGAACTCCATCAGCAGCAGCGAGTAGAGGACGTAGACGCAGATCAGGAAGATCGCGACCGGGATGGCCACGCACCACATCGCGAAGAGGGCATCGACGTGCGCGACGTGCGCGATGACATTGGCCGCGACATGGAGTCCGGCGCCGACGCCGACGATCGATCCGAACAGGATCATGTGCCCGTATCCCCACGCGAAGGCGCGATTGCGGTGCACGCGGAGCACGCGTGCGGACGGGATCATGAAGTAGACCCACCACATGCCGAACGCCAGCGCCGTGCCGGACAGGGCGAGGATGCCGGCCTCGAGCGACCACCCTTCGTCCTCGACCACGGCCGAGATGATGAGGATGGTGCCCAGCACGACCTCGCCGAGCGTGATGATGACGAGCAGTCCATATCGCTCGGCGATGTGGTGAGCGTGCCACGGCGTACCGCCGTACCGGTGCTCGGCGACGACGGGTCCGATGATCTCGGCGGCCACCAGCAGTGCGGCGATGGTGAAGGTCGCCATCAGCGGCGGATCGGCGAACACCAGCGCGATCCAGCCGACCTGGGCGGCCGACACCCAGCCGGCGTACGTCAGGCACGTCGCCCGCCGCTCGGGGTCGTCGCGCGCCGCGCGCAGCCACAGGGCGACCGTCGCGACGCGCATGATGACGTAGCCGACGACGAGCAGGCCGTTGTCGAGGTGCGCGCCCTCGTCGATGGAGTGGAAGGCGGGCGGGATGCCCATCGCGAGGATCAGCACGCCCACCATCGCGATGAGCGTCGCGACACGGAAGAAGATGTCCTGGTTGTCGTAGGCCGAGGCCAGCCACGAGTAGTTGATCCACGCCCACGAGATGCCGAACACCGCCAGCGAGAAGCCCATGAGCGCGGGGCCGACATGCCCCAGCTCGAGCAGGTGCGCGGTCTGCGTCGCGGCCTGGCTGAAGGCCACGACGAACGTCAGGTCGAACAGCAGCTCCAGGGGCGTTGCCTGGCGGTGCGGTTCGTTCGGGTCCCGACCCGTCATGCGGGTGAGTCGGTGGCTGAGACTCATGCGCGCCAAGCTACACGTGTCGGGCACGCCGCCTCCACCGCCGGTTGGCCGTCGTCGGCGTAGGCTGGGGGGCGTGCCTGCTGTGAACATCGGAATGCCGAAGGTCCCCGAAACCCTCGCTCCGCGCCGGAAGTCCCGCCAGATCAAGGTCGGCAAGGTCCTGGTCGGCGGCGACGCGCCCGTCAGCGTCCAGTCGATGACGACGACGCCGACGACGAACATCAACGCCACGCTTCAGCAGATCGCCGAGCTGACGGCATCCGGCTGCGAGATCGTGCGCGTCGCGGTGCCGAGCCAGGACGACGCCGATGTCCTCCACATCATCGCGAAGAAGAGCCAGATCCCGGTCATCGCCGACATCCACTTCCAGCCGAAGTACGTCTTCCAGGCGATCGACGCCGGCTGCGCCGCCGTGCGCGTGAACCCGGGCAACATCCGCAAGTTCGACGACCAGGTCGGCGCGATCGCGAAGGCGGCGCAGGCGGCGGGAGTCTCGCTGCGCATCGGCGTGAACGCCGGGTCGCTCGACAAGCGCCTGCTCGAGAAGTACGGCAAAGCCACCCCCGAGGCGCTCGTCGAGAGCGCCGTGTGGGAGGCGTCGCTGTTCGAGGAGCACGACTTCCACGACTTCAAGATCTCGGTCAAGCACAACGACCCCATCGTCATGGTGAAGGCCTACCGGCAGCTCGCCGAGCGCGGCGACTGGCCGCTGCACCTGGGCGTCACCGAGGCGGGACCGGCCTTCCAGGGCACCATCAAGAGCGCGACGGCGTTCGGCATCCTGCTCGCCGAGGGCATCGGCGACACGATCCGCGTGTCGCTGTCGGCGCCGCCGGCCGAAGAGGTCAAGGTCGGCCACCAGATCCTGCAGTCGCTGAACCTGCGCGAGCGCAAGCTCGAGATCGTGTCGTGCCCGTCGTGCGGCCGCGCTCAGGTCGACGTCTATTCGCTGGCCGACAACGTCACCGAGGGCCTCAAGGACATGACGGTGCCGCTGCGCGTCGCGGTCATGGGCTGCGTCGTCAACGGTCCCGGCGAGGCGCGCGACGCCGACCTCGGAGTCGCGAGCGGCAACGGCAAGGGCCAGATCTTCGTCAAGGGCCAGGTCATCAAGACCGTGCCCGAGGCCGAGATCGTGCAGACGCTCATCGACGAGGCCAACCGCATCGCAGACGAGATGGGCCCCGACGCGGCGGTGGGCACCGCGCAGGTCATCACCAGCTGACATCGGCCCCGCACAGCGAAAGGGCCCCCGCCGAAGCGGGGGCCCTTTCGCTGCAGCGGACTCAGCTGAACTGGTTCATCGTGTTGTCCTTGCCGCCGGCCTTGAGGGCGGCGTCACCGGCGAAGTACTCCTTGTGGTTGTCGCCGATGTCGGACCCTGCCATGTTCTGGTGCTTCACGGTCGCGATGCCCTCGCGGATCTCGCGGCGCTGCACGCCCTTGACGTAGGCGAGCATGCCCTCGTCGGCGAAGTAGCCCTTCGCGAGGTCGTCGGTCGACAGCGCGGCCGTGTGGTACGTCGGCAGCGTGATGAGGTGGTGGAAGATCCCGGCGCGGGCCGAGCCGTCCTTCTGGAACGAGCGGATCTTCTCGTCGGCGAGGCGGCCGAGCTCGGTGTCGTCGTACTCGACGCTCATGAGCTCGTCGCGCTTGTAGGCAGAGACGTCCGCACCCTGCTCCACGAGCTGGTCGTAGGCCTGCTGGCGGAAGTTCAGCGTCCAGTTGAACGACGGGCTGTTGTTGTAGACGAGCTTCGCGTTCGGGAT
This region of Microbacterium thalassium genomic DNA includes:
- a CDS encoding low temperature requirement protein A, whose protein sequence is MSLSHRLTRMTGRDPNEPHRQATPLELLFDLTFVVAFSQAATQTAHLLELGHVGPALMGFSLAVFGISWAWINYSWLASAYDNQDIFFRVATLIAMVGVLILAMGIPPAFHSIDEGAHLDNGLLVVGYVIMRVATVALWLRAARDDPERRATCLTYAGWVSAAQVGWIALVFADPPLMATFTIAALLVAAEIIGPVVAEHRYGGTPWHAHHIAERYGLLVIITLGEVVLGTILIISAVVEDEGWSLEAGILALSGTALAFGMWWVYFMIPSARVLRVHRNRAFAWGYGHMILFGSIVGVGAGLHVAANVIAHVAHVDALFAMWCVAIPVAIFLICVYVLYSLLLMEFDPFHLWLFAGSLVVLVLSIVAVGLGATLGVGLLIAALSPVVTIVGYETVGHRHQAEALERAMA
- a CDS encoding anthranilate synthase family protein, translating into MTGPADTLFDLAARGVPFALIARDDASVEVLTGDVVDVELLADIPLADAAGAPREVLALVPYRQVRERGFACHDDDAPLRCLVVDEHTALPRDAVLAALPTAPVPLTDAGFDLSDEDYAEIVRDVITNEIGRGEGANFVIRRDFVAGVDADPVTAAFTWFRALLEHERGAYWTFLVVTPGHIAVGASPEAHVSAQDGIVTMNPISGTFRHPAGGATVETLSEFLESTKETEELFMVVDEELKMMSAVCSDGGRITGPHLKEMSRLTHTEYMLRGTSRLDPRDILRETMFAPTVTGSPMQNACTVIARHEREPRGYYSGVAALFTPRTDDVLPGEPTHDLDAPILIRTAYLVDGRLRVPVGATLVRHSDPYGEVGETHGKAAGVLGAIGAIPRDAAAEAARDEIDEDAPAPVSRKLADDPGVAALLMSRNARLADFWLNPQDPGESGPFAGRSALVIDAEDRFTTMLAHQLRHLGLDARIVPWDAASDEDIDDAELVVAGPGPGDPRDETSARIRRMREIVARRRASGRPLLAVCLSHQILADGLGVGLGPLDAPHQGLQKTVDVFGQPASIGFYNTFTARVAPGTTRVDGAELSTDAAGDVYALRGAGFASVQGHLESILSRDGMTTLERLITHALTPVGA
- the ispG gene encoding flavodoxin-dependent (E)-4-hydroxy-3-methylbut-2-enyl-diphosphate synthase; translation: MPAVNIGMPKVPETLAPRRKSRQIKVGKVLVGGDAPVSVQSMTTTPTTNINATLQQIAELTASGCEIVRVAVPSQDDADVLHIIAKKSQIPVIADIHFQPKYVFQAIDAGCAAVRVNPGNIRKFDDQVGAIAKAAQAAGVSLRIGVNAGSLDKRLLEKYGKATPEALVESAVWEASLFEEHDFHDFKISVKHNDPIVMVKAYRQLAERGDWPLHLGVTEAGPAFQGTIKSATAFGILLAEGIGDTIRVSLSAPPAEEVKVGHQILQSLNLRERKLEIVSCPSCGRAQVDVYSLADNVTEGLKDMTVPLRVAVMGCVVNGPGEARDADLGVASGNGKGQIFVKGQVIKTVPEAEIVQTLIDEANRIADEMGPDAAVGTAQVITS